One window of the Triticum dicoccoides isolate Atlit2015 ecotype Zavitan chromosome 3B, WEW_v2.0, whole genome shotgun sequence genome contains the following:
- the LOC119280237 gene encoding polygalacturonase-like, with product MNGDSVARVDGGGTAAEANAAAAEEAETLDISQSKGVSVKQLTLLDSKEFHMSIFDCSGVTVQGVRIIAPSNSPNTDGIQVSHSRHVSILNTTIGTGDDCISLGPGTSDMLIRDIKCGPGHSISIGSLGWQDGEEGVRNLTVDRAVLKGTTNGLRIKTWAMPNSGFVKNVSFLRVTMNRVANPILVDQNYCSRKGDCPGNSSGVQISDLSYTDIKGSSATPVAVKFNCSGTNPCSGIKLRNIRLRYRHQRPAQAKCQNAGGSASGEMANLGVKSDGSNL from the exons ATGAACGGCGATTCCGTCGCCAGGGTTGACGGAGGCGGCACGGCGGCGGaggccaacgcggcggcggcaGAGGAAGCGGAA ACACTTGACATTAGCCAATCCAAGGGCGTGAGCGTGAAGCAGCTGACGCTGCTCGACAGCAAGGAATTCCACATGTCCATCTTCGACTGCAGCGGTGTGACGGTCCAAGGCGTCCGGATCATCGCGCCGTCTAACAGCCCCAACACCGACGGCATCCAGGTCAGCCACTCCCGGCACGTGAGCATCCTCAACACCACCATCGGCACCGGCGACGACTGCATCTCCTTGGGGCCCGGCACCTCGGACATGCTCATCAGGGACATCAAGTGCGGTCCGGGCCACAGCATCAG catcgGGAGCCTGGGATGGCAGGACGGTGAGGAGGGGGTGAGAAACCTGACCGTGGACAGGGCGGTGCTGAAGGGCACGACCAACGGCCTGCGGATCAAGACGTGGGCGATGCCCAACTCCGGCTTCGTCAAGAACGTCTCCTTCTTGCGGGTCACCATGAACCGCGTGGCCAACCCCATCCTCGTCGACCAGAACTACTGCTCCCGCAAGGGCGACTGCCCGGGCAAT AGCTCGGGGGTGCAGATCAGCGACCTGTCGTACACGGACATCAAGGGCTCGTCGGCGACGCCCGTGGCGGTGAAGTTCAACTGCAGCGGCACCAACCCCTGCAGCGGGATCAAGCTCAGGAACATCAGGCTGAGGTACCGGCACCAGCGGCCGGCGCAGGCCAAGTGCCAAAACGCCGGCGGGTCCGCGTCCGGAGAG ATGGCGAATCTTGGTGTAAAATCCGATGGTTCTAATTTGTGA